Proteins from a single region of Fusobacterium gonidiaformans ATCC 25563:
- a CDS encoding cob(I)yrinic acid a,c-diamide adenosyltransferase, with protein sequence MAETKYVNLNKVYTKRGDKGKTDLFGGSQASKASLKVNAYGAIDELGAFLGLVRFYSKEEDIKSLMLELEKKLLIVGGFLASDEKGQAMMKVKIEEEDIRFLEEKIDFYNAKLPDLFAFILPGDTEVSSYLHVARTVARRAERAMVALAETETLQENLLKYINRSSDLLFILARYDAEILQK encoded by the coding sequence ATGGCAGAGACAAAGTATGTAAATCTAAATAAAGTCTATACAAAACGAGGAGACAAAGGAAAAACAGACTTGTTCGGAGGAAGCCAAGCTTCAAAAGCAAGTTTAAAAGTAAATGCTTACGGAGCTATTGATGAATTAGGTGCTTTTCTTGGTTTAGTTCGTTTTTATTCTAAGGAAGAAGATATTAAATCCTTAATGTTAGAATTAGAAAAAAAATTACTAATTGTCGGTGGTTTCCTAGCAAGCGATGAGAAGGGACAAGCGATGATGAAAGTAAAAATTGAAGAAGAAGATATTCGTTTTTTAGAAGAAAAAATCGACTTTTACAATGCAAAATTACCTGATTTGTTTGCTTTTATTCTTCCAGGAGATACAGAGGTTTCCAGCTATCTTCATGTAGCTAGAACAGTAGCTAGACGTGCTGAAAGAGCTATGGTAGCCCTAGCTGAAACAGAAACGTTACAAGAAAATCTTCTAAAATATATTAACCGTTCTTCAGACTTACTTTTCATTCTTGCACGTTATGATGCAGAAATTCTTCAAAAATAA
- a CDS encoding bifunctional riboflavin kinase/FAD synthetase, giving the protein MKVIKNILDIEENLQKSYVAIGNFDGLHTGHRMIIKRAMERAKEKDGVSIVFTFQNHPMELLRKDGRSVKYINTNEEKLFMLEKMGVDYVVLQPFTQDFADLTPLEFVRLLKNKLGVEEIFVGFNFSFGKGGVAKTKDLVYLGEGEGIYVHEFKAITSGEDVISSTLIRKSMMTGEFERALKLLGHPMIVIGEVIHGKKIARKLGFPTANIQIKDRLYPPFGIYGAKLQIEGEDQIRYGVINVGVNPTLKPGEFSLEVHILNFDEDIYGKKMYIELMEYLRTEEKFDSVEELVACIANDVAVWTKRSEELKDGCCIKIGEF; this is encoded by the coding sequence ATGAAGGTCATAAAAAATATACTAGATATAGAAGAAAATTTACAAAAATCGTATGTGGCAATTGGAAATTTTGATGGATTACATACAGGACATAGAATGATTATTAAAAGAGCTATGGAAAGAGCCAAAGAAAAAGATGGAGTATCTATTGTTTTTACGTTTCAAAATCATCCGATGGAATTGCTTCGAAAAGATGGTAGAAGTGTAAAATATATCAACACAAATGAAGAAAAATTATTTATGTTAGAAAAAATGGGAGTAGATTATGTAGTATTACAACCTTTTACCCAAGATTTTGCAGATTTAACTCCATTAGAATTCGTAAGGTTATTAAAAAATAAATTAGGTGTGGAAGAAATTTTTGTAGGTTTTAATTTTTCTTTTGGAAAAGGCGGAGTAGCAAAAACAAAAGATTTAGTATATTTAGGAGAAGGAGAAGGAATTTATGTCCATGAATTTAAGGCGATTACTTCAGGGGAAGACGTCATCAGTTCTACTTTGATTCGAAAATCAATGATGACTGGAGAATTTGAAAGAGCTTTAAAGTTGTTAGGACATCCAATGATCGTGATTGGGGAAGTGATTCATGGAAAAAAAATAGCTAGAAAGCTAGGATTTCCTACTGCAAATATTCAGATCAAAGATAGATTATATCCTCCTTTTGGAATCTATGGAGCAAAACTTCAGATAGAAGGAGAAGACCAGATTCGTTATGGAGTTATCAATGTAGGGGTAAATCCTACTTTAAAACCCGGTGAATTCAGTTTAGAGGTTCATATCTTAAATTTTGATGAAGATATTTATGGTAAGAAGATGTATATTGAATTGATGGAATACCTTAGAACGGAAGAGAAGTTTGATAGTGTAGAAGAGTTGGTAGCTTGTATTGCTAATGATGTTGCTGTGTGGACAAAGCGTTCGGAAGAGTTGAAAGATGGATGTTGTATTAAAATTGGAGAATTTTGA
- the coaBC gene encoding bifunctional phosphopantothenoylcysteine decarboxylase/phosphopantothenate--cysteine ligase CoaBC: MKKILLGVTGGIAAYKAANFTSLLKKRGYEVKIIMTENATKIITPLTLETLSKNPVCVDMWHEKAHYEVEHISLAHWADVVVILPATYNIVGKIANGIADDMLSTVIAATNKPVFFALAMNVQMYENPILYENIEKLKKYHYHFIEAAEGMLACQDIGKGKLEKEEDVIWEIESYFLAQTLEGKLKNKKVLITGGPTEEAIDPIRYLSNRSSGKMAYALAKAAVAGGAEVSLISGPTHLEKPRRLKEFVSIRGAREMYQEVESRFETCDIFVSCSAVADYRPKEYSPIKIKKKEGDLRIDLERNPDILLEMGKRKSHQILVGFAAETNDIEENAQRKLEKKNLDYIVANDSKTMNQEMNTVSIIKKGGSKLEIQEKAKEELAYDIWKNIL; this comes from the coding sequence ATGAAAAAAATTTTGTTGGGAGTTACTGGTGGAATTGCAGCATATAAGGCGGCTAATTTTACCTCTTTATTGAAAAAAAGAGGGTATGAAGTCAAAATTATTATGACAGAAAATGCCACCAAAATTATTACTCCCTTGACTTTAGAAACTTTATCCAAGAATCCGGTTTGTGTAGATATGTGGCATGAAAAGGCTCACTATGAAGTAGAACATATTTCGTTAGCTCATTGGGCAGATGTCGTGGTTATTTTACCAGCAACTTATAATATCGTAGGAAAAATTGCAAATGGAATTGCAGATGATATGTTATCCACTGTGATAGCTGCTACGAATAAGCCGGTATTTTTTGCTTTGGCGATGAATGTGCAAATGTATGAAAATCCTATTTTATATGAAAATATTGAAAAATTAAAAAAATATCATTATCATTTTATTGAAGCAGCAGAGGGAATGTTAGCTTGTCAAGACATCGGAAAAGGAAAATTAGAAAAAGAAGAAGACGTGATTTGGGAAATTGAAAGTTATTTCTTAGCACAAACATTAGAAGGAAAATTAAAAAATAAAAAAGTTCTTATCACAGGAGGACCAACAGAAGAAGCGATTGATCCTATTCGTTATCTGTCAAATCGTTCTAGTGGGAAAATGGCTTATGCTTTAGCAAAGGCAGCAGTGGCAGGAGGAGCTGAAGTCTCTTTGATTTCCGGACCAACTCACTTGGAAAAACCAAGAAGATTGAAAGAGTTTGTTTCTATCCGTGGAGCAAGAGAAATGTATCAAGAAGTAGAAAGTCGTTTTGAGACTTGTGATATTTTTGTTTCTTGTTCTGCTGTGGCAGATTATCGACCAAAAGAATATTCTCCTATTAAGATTAAGAAAAAAGAAGGAGATTTGAGGATTGATTTAGAAAGAAATCCTGATATTTTATTGGAGATGGGAAAAAGAAAATCTCACCAAATCTTAGTAGGGTTTGCAGCAGAAACAAATGATATTGAAGAAAATGCACAGAGAAAATTAGAAAAGAAGAATTTAGATTATATTGTGGCGAATGATTCTAAGACCATGAATCAGGAAATGAATACCGTGAGTATTATAAAAAAAGGAGGGAGCAAACTAGAGATTCAAGAAAAAGCTAAGGAAGAATTAGCCTATGATATTTGGAAGAATATTTTATAA
- a CDS encoding single-stranded DNA-binding protein has protein sequence MNVISLMGRLTRDPEVKFGQSGKAYCRFSVAVNRPFSKDEADFINCVSFGKTAELIGEYFRKGHQIALVGRLQMNQYESNGEKRTSYDVVVDSFDFISTKSSSDTRNYENSYDSRSYETKNTENRMSSTPKKDTFEDNLDSEAMLDDEFPF, from the coding sequence ATGAACGTTATTTCACTCATGGGAAGATTAACTCGAGACCCTGAAGTAAAGTTTGGACAAAGTGGAAAAGCTTACTGTCGTTTTTCTGTTGCAGTCAATCGACCTTTTTCAAAAGACGAAGCAGATTTTATTAACTGTGTTTCTTTTGGGAAAACAGCAGAATTGATTGGAGAATATTTTAGAAAGGGACATCAAATTGCCCTTGTCGGAAGATTACAAATGAATCAATACGAATCCAACGGAGAAAAACGAACTTCTTATGACGTTGTGGTAGACAGTTTTGACTTCATCAGTACAAAATCATCTTCTGATACTAGAAATTATGAAAATTCATATGACTCTAGATCCTATGAAACAAAAAATACAGAAAATAGAATGTCATCTACACCTAAGAAAGATACATTTGAAGACAATCTAGATTCAGAAGCAATGTTAGACGATGAATTCCCATTCTAA
- the murJ gene encoding murein biosynthesis integral membrane protein MurJ, whose protein sequence is MFKSSIGTMIITMISRVLGLFRGSLIAYYFGSSYLTDAYFSAFKISNFFRQLLGEGALGNTFIPLYNQKCEQEGEEKGKAYIFSVLNLVFLFSFLISLGTVFLSNSIIDFIVVGFPEETKSLAAILLKIMSFYFLFISLSGMMGSILNNFGEFLIPASTSIFFNLAIIVSAMFFSKTYGIYALAFGVLIGGIFQFLVVWYPLWKKIGKHSFHIDWKDKYLGLLGYRLIPMLVGVVARQVNTIVDQFFASFLAVGGVTALENASRVYLLPVGVFGVSLSNVVFPSLSKAAAKKDYTKIQRELERGLNILLFLVVPSMVVCILYAKEVIRLLFSYGKFGEDAVTITAQALLFYSIGLYAYVGVQFLSKGFYALGDNKRPARYSIMAIVINIALNALLIQKMEYRGLALATSVASCCNFIALVVTFHKKYISLAFLSCIKIAMLSIAASLFAYFISRALPYILLKFVAFAILYLLCWIPLFYKKRREIF, encoded by the coding sequence ATGTTTAAAAGCTCAATAGGAACGATGATAATTACGATGATAAGTCGGGTATTAGGACTTTTTCGAGGGAGTTTGATTGCTTATTATTTTGGCTCTTCTTATTTAACAGATGCTTATTTTAGTGCTTTTAAAATAAGCAATTTTTTTCGCCAATTATTAGGAGAAGGAGCTTTAGGAAATACATTTATTCCTTTATATAATCAAAAATGTGAACAAGAGGGAGAAGAAAAAGGAAAAGCCTATATTTTTTCTGTATTAAATCTTGTTTTTTTATTTAGTTTTTTGATTAGTTTGGGGACTGTCTTTTTATCAAATTCAATTATTGATTTTATTGTTGTAGGATTTCCCGAAGAAACTAAAAGTTTGGCAGCAATTTTATTAAAGATTATGTCTTTTTATTTTTTATTTATTTCTCTTTCTGGAATGATGGGATCTATCTTAAATAATTTTGGAGAATTTTTAATTCCGGCTTCTACTTCAATTTTTTTTAATTTAGCGATTATTGTATCAGCTATGTTTTTCTCTAAAACTTATGGGATTTATGCTCTTGCTTTTGGAGTATTGATCGGAGGAATTTTTCAATTTTTAGTTGTTTGGTACCCGCTTTGGAAAAAAATAGGGAAACATTCCTTTCATATAGATTGGAAAGATAAATATTTAGGGCTTTTGGGTTATCGTCTAATTCCTATGCTCGTTGGAGTAGTGGCAAGACAAGTCAATACGATTGTTGATCAATTTTTTGCTTCTTTTTTAGCAGTTGGAGGAGTTACTGCTTTAGAAAATGCCAGTCGAGTATATCTACTTCCTGTGGGTGTGTTTGGAGTTTCTCTTTCCAATGTTGTGTTTCCTTCTTTGTCTAAAGCAGCAGCAAAAAAAGATTACACGAAGATTCAAAGAGAATTGGAGAGAGGATTGAATATTTTGTTATTTTTAGTAGTTCCTTCTATGGTAGTTTGTATTTTGTATGCAAAAGAAGTGATACGGCTTTTATTCTCCTATGGAAAATTTGGAGAGGATGCTGTTACTATTACAGCACAAGCTCTTTTATTTTATTCCATTGGTTTATATGCCTATGTAGGAGTACAATTTTTAAGTAAAGGGTTCTATGCTTTAGGAGATAATAAGCGACCAGCTAGGTATTCTATTATGGCAATTGTTATCAATATAGCTTTGAATGCATTATTGATCCAAAAAATGGAGTATCGAGGCTTAGCTTTGGCAACTTCTGTGGCATCTTGTTGTAATTTTATAGCATTAGTTGTTACCTTTCATAAAAAATATATTTCTTTGGCATTTCTATCATGCATCAAAATAGCAATGCTCTCTATTGCGGCTTCTTTGTTTGCATATTTTATTAGCCGAGCTTTACCTTATATATTATTAAAATTTGTTGCCTTTGCAATCCTTTATTTACTCTGTTGGATACCTTTATTTTATAAGAAACGAAGGGAGATATTTTAG
- the whiA gene encoding DNA-binding protein WhiA, which produces MSYSSQVKTEITSRESITNLEKLAELYGIFQSKDAIGRYEINLRVENSFLAKRVYSLLKEVTTLKIGIKYSICNKLGEHNVFSIEVFRQKGIKEFLSSLQFRYIDIVSHEEILKGYIKGMFLACGYMKDPKKEYAMDFFIDKKEIAEDFYRILLHNKKKVFITKKRNKTLVYLRNSEDIMDMLVLMGAMKQFFSYEETTMMKDLKNKTIREMNWEVANETKTLNTGNYQIKMIEYIEENMGLNNLTPVLLEAVQIRLEHPESSLQELADFIGISKSGIRNRFRRIEGIYEKLKEEA; this is translated from the coding sequence ATGTCTTATAGTTCTCAAGTAAAAACAGAAATCACAAGTAGAGAGAGTATTACTAATTTAGAAAAATTAGCAGAATTGTATGGTATTTTTCAGAGTAAAGATGCCATAGGGAGATATGAAATCAATTTACGAGTGGAGAATTCTTTTTTAGCAAAAAGAGTTTATTCTTTGCTAAAGGAAGTAACAACACTGAAAATAGGGATTAAATATTCTATTTGTAATAAATTGGGAGAGCATAATGTGTTTAGTATTGAAGTATTCCGTCAAAAGGGGATCAAAGAGTTTTTGAGTTCTTTACAATTTCGATATATTGATATTGTATCTCACGAGGAAATTTTAAAGGGATATATTAAAGGGATGTTTTTAGCTTGTGGATATATGAAAGACCCAAAAAAAGAATATGCTATGGATTTTTTTATTGATAAGAAAGAAATTGCAGAAGATTTTTATAGGATTTTGCTTCATAATAAGAAGAAAGTATTTATTACTAAAAAACGAAATAAGACTTTAGTCTATCTAAGAAATTCAGAAGATATTATGGATATGCTAGTGTTAATGGGAGCTATGAAACAATTTTTTTCTTATGAAGAAACTACTATGATGAAAGATCTAAAAAATAAAACGATTCGAGAAATGAATTGGGAAGTGGCAAATGAAACAAAGACTCTAAATACTGGAAATTATCAAATAAAAATGATAGAATATATAGAAGAAAATATGGGACTCAATAATTTAACTCCAGTTTTATTGGAAGCAGTACAAATTCGTTTAGAACATCCAGAAAGCAGCTTACAGGAATTAGCAGATTTTATTGGAATATCAAAATCAGGAATTCGAAACCGTTTTCGTAGAATTGAAGGTATTTATGAAAAATTAAAGGAAGAAGCATAA
- the polA gene encoding DNA polymerase I, with protein MKRALLLDVSAMMYRAYYANMNMRTKEMPTGAVYGFLLTLFQLLKEYEPEYMAAAFDIKRSHLKRTELYAEYKSNRDSAPEDLLKQIPYIEAVLDAFGIQRIKIEGYEADDVLGSLSTKLSKKGIPVTIVTGDKDISQLLDENIEIYLLGKEVLKTREDVKNYIDVYPEKIPDLFGLIGDSSDCIPGVRKIGPKKAVPMLDKYENLEGIYENIDKLIEIPGVGKTLIEIMKEDKELAFLSRTLAKIEKNLDFSFSLEDLYFEKKEEALREIFQKLEFKSFLKRLEQKEEKEQIKVAEVIPQKKKSEKSENRIVNSIEELKAEIKEFTEEEKIILLYDRLGLTCTSSNKSIYIPLFHIGLLESNIDLEECQKLFFSLKGKLYTYDLKELLKLGFSFQKPVYDMMIAYHLVSSQTKEDYTSIGQYYLKTIAEDEKTVFAKQKIETLSIDSYGNFLLKRSQILYSCLEPLEKDLKEKELENVLWETELPLIPVLASMEKQGIKIDRKYFQKYSLELNEKLVLLEKEIWKEAGEEFNINSPKQLGEILFLKLNLPTGKKTKTGFSTDVEVLENLSSQGFQIATNLLEYRKLAKLKNTYVDPIPKMVKFDDRIHTCYHQIGTVTGRLSSSDPNLQNIPVKTEEGIRIRQGFIARDGWKLLSIDYSQVELRVLAALSKDENLVKAYQEKQDLHSVTAKKIFELEEKEEVSREQRTMAKIINFSIIYGKTPFGLAKELGISVKDAAEYIKRYFAQYPRVAQFETEIIEFAEQHGYVETYFGRKRIIDGIHSKNRMVKNQAERMAVNTVVQGTAAEILKKVMIKIYSWLLGKTDIYLLLQVHDELIFEIQEERVEEYVKTLTNFMKNTIQLEEVELEVNTNIGNTWAEAK; from the coding sequence ATGAAAAGAGCATTACTCCTAGATGTTAGTGCAATGATGTATAGAGCTTATTATGCAAATATGAATATGAGGACGAAAGAAATGCCGACAGGAGCTGTATATGGTTTCCTTTTAACTTTATTTCAATTGTTAAAAGAGTATGAACCGGAATATATGGCAGCAGCTTTTGATATTAAACGTAGTCATTTAAAAAGAACAGAATTATATGCAGAATATAAATCCAATCGAGATTCCGCTCCGGAGGATTTGTTAAAGCAAATTCCTTATATTGAAGCGGTATTAGATGCTTTTGGCATTCAAAGAATCAAGATAGAAGGCTATGAAGCGGATGATGTATTAGGAAGTTTATCTACCAAATTGTCAAAAAAAGGAATTCCGGTTACGATTGTAACGGGAGATAAAGATATTTCTCAATTACTGGATGAGAATATAGAGATTTACTTATTGGGAAAAGAAGTATTAAAAACCAGAGAAGATGTAAAAAATTATATTGATGTTTACCCCGAAAAAATTCCTGATTTATTTGGACTCATTGGGGATAGTAGTGACTGTATTCCGGGTGTTCGAAAAATTGGACCTAAGAAAGCAGTTCCGATGTTGGATAAATATGAAAATTTGGAAGGAATTTATGAAAATATTGATAAATTAATAGAAATTCCAGGAGTAGGAAAAACCTTAATTGAGATTATGAAAGAAGATAAGGAACTTGCTTTTTTAAGTAGAACCCTTGCAAAAATTGAAAAAAACTTAGATTTTTCTTTTTCATTGGAAGATTTATATTTTGAGAAAAAAGAAGAAGCTTTGCGAGAAATTTTTCAAAAATTAGAATTTAAATCTTTTTTGAAACGTCTTGAGCAGAAAGAAGAAAAAGAACAAATAAAAGTAGCAGAAGTTATCCCTCAAAAGAAAAAATCAGAAAAATCAGAAAATAGGATTGTGAATTCCATAGAGGAATTAAAAGCCGAAATTAAAGAATTTACTGAGGAGGAAAAAATTATTCTTCTGTATGATAGATTAGGACTGACATGTACCTCTTCTAATAAAAGCATCTATATTCCGCTATTTCATATAGGGCTATTAGAAAGCAATATAGATTTAGAGGAATGTCAAAAATTATTCTTTTCTTTAAAAGGAAAATTGTATACTTACGATTTGAAAGAATTGCTAAAACTTGGCTTCTCTTTTCAAAAGCCGGTCTATGATATGATGATTGCATACCACTTGGTGAGTTCTCAAACGAAAGAAGATTATACTTCCATTGGTCAATATTACTTGAAAACAATAGCTGAGGATGAAAAAACAGTATTTGCAAAACAAAAAATAGAAACCTTATCGATAGATTCCTATGGAAATTTTTTATTAAAGCGTTCTCAAATTTTATATTCTTGTTTAGAGCCTTTAGAAAAAGATCTAAAGGAAAAAGAATTAGAAAATGTTTTATGGGAAACAGAACTACCTTTAATTCCTGTTTTGGCCTCTATGGAAAAGCAAGGGATTAAGATAGATAGAAAATATTTTCAAAAGTATTCTTTGGAGTTAAATGAAAAATTAGTTTTATTGGAAAAAGAAATTTGGAAAGAAGCAGGAGAAGAATTTAATATCAATTCTCCAAAACAGTTGGGAGAGATTTTGTTTTTAAAGTTAAATTTACCTACAGGAAAAAAGACAAAAACTGGTTTTTCGACAGATGTAGAAGTCTTAGAAAATTTAAGCTCTCAAGGGTTTCAAATTGCGACGAACCTATTAGAGTATCGAAAGTTAGCAAAATTAAAAAATACCTATGTAGACCCTATTCCTAAAATGGTAAAATTTGATGATAGAATTCACACTTGTTATCATCAAATAGGAACTGTTACCGGACGTTTATCTTCTTCAGATCCTAATTTACAAAATATTCCTGTAAAAACAGAAGAAGGAATTCGAATTCGTCAAGGTTTTATTGCAAGGGATGGATGGAAATTATTAAGTATTGATTATTCTCAAGTAGAGTTACGGGTATTAGCTGCTCTTTCTAAAGATGAAAATTTAGTCAAAGCCTACCAAGAGAAACAAGATTTGCATAGTGTAACTGCAAAGAAAATTTTTGAATTAGAGGAAAAGGAAGAAGTAAGTCGAGAACAAAGAACGATGGCAAAGATCATAAATTTCAGTATTATTTATGGGAAAACTCCATTTGGGCTGGCTAAGGAATTAGGAATTTCTGTCAAGGATGCAGCAGAATACATCAAGAGATATTTTGCTCAATATCCAAGAGTTGCTCAATTTGAGACAGAAATCATAGAATTTGCAGAACAGCATGGTTATGTAGAAACATATTTTGGAAGAAAAAGAATTATTGACGGAATCCATTCTAAAAATCGAATGGTAAAAAATCAAGCTGAGAGAATGGCTGTCAATACCGTTGTACAAGGAACAGCAGCAGAAATTTTAAAAAAAGTCATGATAAAAATTTATTCTTGGTTATTAGGTAAAACAGATATTTATTTATTATTACAAGTGCATGATGAATTGATTTTTGAAATTCAAGAGGAAAGAGTAGAAGAATATGTGAAAACATTGACTAATTTTATGAAAAATACAATACAACTGGAAGAAGTTGAATTGGAAGTAAATACAAACATTGGAAATACTTGGGCAGAAGCAAAATAG
- a CDS encoding Eco57I restriction-modification methylase domain-containing protein, protein MGKKHYVIYTPIQESKQIAKLAFTYAPPKVKWKLADLSCGNGNLLVSFAGYMKEQNRMIPIQYYGYDIDEKAIIEARNRLLNENCYFSCEDSLFLGKEKKFDIILGNPPYLGEKNHKEIFDDLKKTEFGKKYYEGKMDYLYFFIEKAIDLLEEEGILVYLTTDYWLVADGAKTLRRTLKKEGEFLYFQDYNTSLFEGALGQHNLLFIWRKGKKGSQVLVQEKEIKFYIEQEELYAENGNIYLWQPKIKKQLQAIKEKANYRLGDLLDIKQGIVSGCDKAFVLNHYEEELKEYLKPFYKNKDIFSYSLEKQEEFWILYLNEKREWNDILEKYLSPYREKLAARREVRLGKIAWWNLQWAREEKIFTQAKILGRQRCKGNWFAYSEEDVYGSADIYYFLPKYEDLDLFYILAYLNSSLFSFWYSHCGKKKGNLLEFYSKPLMEVPIYYPENLSERREVSNLAKLQIQKYSIERQQKIDNYFKF, encoded by the coding sequence GTGGGGAAAAAGCATTATGTAATCTATACTCCGATCCAAGAAAGTAAACAAATAGCAAAATTAGCTTTTACTTATGCTCCTCCTAAAGTGAAATGGAAACTTGCTGATTTATCTTGTGGAAATGGAAATTTACTTGTTTCTTTTGCAGGATATATGAAAGAACAAAATCGTATGATTCCTATTCAGTATTATGGTTATGACATTGATGAAAAAGCTATAATAGAAGCAAGAAATAGACTTCTTAACGAAAATTGTTATTTTTCTTGTGAAGATAGTTTATTTTTAGGAAAGGAAAAAAAATTTGATATTATTTTGGGAAACCCGCCTTATTTGGGAGAAAAAAATCATAAAGAAATTTTTGATGATTTAAAAAAGACAGAATTTGGAAAAAAATATTACGAAGGCAAGATGGATTACCTTTATTTTTTTATTGAAAAGGCGATTGATTTGTTGGAAGAAGAGGGAATTTTAGTCTATTTAACGACTGATTATTGGTTAGTAGCAGATGGGGCAAAAACACTACGAAGAACTTTAAAGAAAGAGGGAGAATTTTTATATTTTCAAGATTATAACACTTCTCTTTTTGAAGGAGCCTTAGGGCAACATAATTTACTTTTTATCTGGAGAAAAGGTAAGAAAGGTAGTCAAGTTCTAGTTCAAGAAAAAGAAATAAAGTTTTATATAGAGCAAGAAGAGTTATATGCAGAAAATGGTAATATTTATTTATGGCAGCCAAAGATAAAAAAACAATTACAGGCAATCAAAGAAAAAGCAAATTATCGTTTAGGGGATTTATTAGATATTAAGCAAGGGATTGTTAGTGGTTGTGATAAAGCTTTTGTGTTGAATCATTATGAAGAAGAGCTAAAGGAATATTTGAAACCCTTCTATAAAAATAAAGATATTTTTTCTTATTCTCTGGAAAAACAGGAAGAATTTTGGATTCTGTATTTAAATGAGAAAAGAGAATGGAATGATATTCTAGAGAAGTATCTTTCTCCTTATCGAGAAAAATTAGCAGCAAGAAGAGAGGTTCGTTTAGGAAAGATAGCATGGTGGAATTTACAATGGGCGAGAGAAGAAAAAATATTTACACAAGCTAAAATTTTAGGAAGGCAGCGTTGTAAAGGAAATTGGTTTGCTTATTCAGAAGAAGATGTCTATGGGAGTGCTGATATCTATTACTTTTTGCCGAAATATGAAGATTTAGATTTATTTTATATCTTAGCATATTTAAATTCCTCTTTATTCTCTTTTTGGTATTCTCATTGTGGAAAAAAGAAGGGAAATTTATTAGAATTTTATAGTAAGCCTTTAATGGAAGTTCCCATTTATTATCCGGAGAATTTATCTGAGAGAAGAGAAGTTTCTAATTTGGCAAAGTTACAGATTCAAAAATATTCTATCGAAAGGCAACAAAAAATAGATAATTATTTCAAATTCTGA
- a CDS encoding segregation and condensation protein A, with protein sequence MDVVLKLENFEGPLDLLLQLIEKKKVKIAEIQISQLIDEYLEIISQAKEENLELKADFLVVASELLEMKALSLLKLEKEKEKEEELRGRLEEYKIFKELGVQLSLFEKEYNISYSRGEGRKVIKKIKKEYDLIHFGSNDLYQIYKKYSEQLEKKEYLELALEKAYSLRDEMDKLYLHIYQKNYSFAELFDFAENKTHLIYIFLAILELYKDGKIEIEEEGVRKCLKAQ encoded by the coding sequence ATGGATGTTGTATTAAAATTGGAGAATTTTGAGGGACCTTTGGATCTCTTATTACAATTGATAGAAAAGAAAAAAGTAAAAATAGCAGAAATTCAAATTTCTCAATTGATTGATGAGTATTTAGAAATTATTTCTCAAGCAAAAGAAGAAAACTTAGAATTAAAAGCAGATTTTTTGGTTGTTGCTTCTGAACTTTTAGAAATGAAAGCTCTTTCTTTGTTAAAGTTAGAAAAGGAGAAAGAGAAGGAGGAAGAGCTACGAGGAAGACTAGAGGAGTATAAAATTTTTAAAGAATTGGGTGTACAGTTAAGTCTTTTTGAAAAAGAATATAATATTTCTTATTCTAGGGGAGAAGGCCGAAAGGTCATTAAGAAAATTAAAAAAGAATACGACTTGATTCATTTTGGAAGTAATGACTTGTATCAAATATATAAAAAATATTCAGAACAATTAGAAAAAAAAGAGTATCTTGAATTAGCTTTGGAAAAAGCTTACTCTTTACGAGATGAAATGGATAAACTTTATTTACATATTTATCAAAAAAACTATTCTTTTGCGGAATTGTTCGATTTCGCAGAAAATAAAACACATCTTATCTATATTTTTTTAGCAATTTTAGAATTGTATAAAGATGGGAAAATTGAAATAGAGGAAGAAGGAGTCAGAAAATGTTTAAAAGCTCAATAG